From a region of the Nocardioides ginsengisegetis genome:
- a CDS encoding DUF4129 domain-containing protein, with the protein MGARRATATAVSAVVGCVLLVAVLVTWAATIGPGDVLTGDGPATHRVTATQSSELESLSGSPTATATNPVQRHDVNPVARTIGSALLSVFLVSVVAGFVLLVGFALKSLYDEWQGRRRPPADVLQADFDVLETPRLVEEEIRRDAERQRALLLDGEPRNAIVACWHRFEVQAGEVGLRRRDWETSSEFTLRVLDLVVAGSHDVARLAALYREARFSDHPLREQDRDDALQALDALHAELRARHSVGGRP; encoded by the coding sequence ATGGGGGCCCGACGAGCGACGGCGACCGCGGTCTCGGCCGTGGTCGGGTGCGTGCTGCTCGTCGCCGTGCTGGTCACCTGGGCCGCCACGATCGGGCCCGGCGACGTGCTCACCGGCGACGGCCCGGCGACCCACCGGGTGACGGCCACGCAGTCCTCCGAGCTGGAGTCGCTCAGCGGCAGCCCGACCGCCACGGCGACCAACCCGGTGCAGCGGCACGACGTGAACCCGGTCGCCCGGACCATCGGCTCGGCGCTGCTCAGCGTCTTCCTCGTCTCGGTCGTCGCCGGCTTCGTCCTGCTCGTGGGGTTCGCCCTCAAGAGCCTGTACGACGAGTGGCAGGGCCGCCGCCGGCCCCCGGCGGACGTCCTGCAGGCCGACTTCGACGTGCTCGAGACGCCACGGCTCGTGGAGGAGGAGATCCGGCGCGACGCCGAGCGGCAGCGGGCGCTGCTCCTGGACGGCGAGCCGCGCAACGCGATCGTGGCGTGCTGGCACCGCTTCGAGGTCCAGGCCGGCGAGGTCGGGCTGCGCCGCCGGGACTGGGAGACCTCCTCGGAGTTCACCCTCCGGGTGCTCGACCTGGTGGTGGCCGGCTCCCACGACGTGGCCCGGCTGGCCGCGCTCTACCGCGAGGCGCGCTTCTCCGACCACCCCCTGCGCGAGCAGGACCGCGACGACGCGCTGCAGGCCCTGGACGCCCTGCACGCCGAGCTCCGGGCCCGTCACTCCGTGGGCGGCCGTCCGTGA
- a CDS encoding MoxR family ATPase produces the protein MTDIKVAETTRLAGEVLDRVGTAVVGKREPLMLVMAAVLAKGHVLLEDFPGLGKTLAARSFAQALGLDFARAQFTPDLLPADLTGSFLYDQREGTFDFRKGPLFTGLLLADEINRTPPKTQSALLEAMQERQVTIEGETFALPAPFHVLATANPIEYEGTYPLPEAQLDRFLVRISFGYPTSNEEYDVVQRRLERRREEIVLEPATDAAGLLAMQEAVETVRVDESVGRYCVELATATRSHPDVLTGSSPRGSLALVLMGRAFAVLRGRDYLVPEDVKAVATSVLAHRITVKPELWMTEASGKRVVTEVLRQVATPTTLEGSRRP, from the coding sequence GTGACGGACATCAAGGTGGCCGAGACGACCCGGCTGGCGGGCGAGGTGCTCGACCGCGTCGGGACCGCCGTCGTCGGCAAGCGGGAGCCGCTGATGCTGGTGATGGCGGCGGTCCTGGCCAAGGGGCACGTCCTGCTGGAGGACTTCCCCGGCCTGGGCAAGACGCTGGCGGCCCGGTCCTTCGCGCAGGCCCTCGGGCTGGACTTCGCCCGCGCCCAGTTCACCCCCGACCTCCTGCCCGCGGACCTCACCGGCTCGTTCCTCTACGACCAGCGCGAGGGCACCTTCGACTTCCGCAAGGGGCCACTGTTCACCGGGCTGCTGCTGGCCGACGAGATCAACCGGACGCCGCCCAAGACCCAGTCCGCGCTCCTCGAGGCGATGCAGGAGCGACAGGTCACCATCGAGGGCGAGACCTTCGCGCTCCCGGCGCCCTTCCACGTCCTCGCGACCGCCAACCCGATCGAGTACGAAGGCACCTACCCGCTGCCCGAGGCACAGCTCGACCGGTTCCTGGTCCGGATCAGCTTCGGATACCCCACCAGCAACGAGGAGTACGACGTCGTGCAGCGTCGCCTCGAGCGTCGGCGCGAGGAGATCGTGCTGGAGCCGGCCACCGACGCGGCCGGCCTCCTGGCGATGCAGGAGGCCGTGGAGACGGTGCGCGTGGACGAGAGCGTCGGCCGCTACTGCGTCGAGCTCGCGACCGCCACCCGCAGCCACCCCGACGTGCTGACCGGGTCGTCCCCGCGTGGCTCGCTGGCGCTCGTGCTCATGGGACGCGCGTTCGCCGTGCTGCGCGGTCGCGACTACCTGGTGCCCGAGGACGTGAAGGCGGTCGCGACCTCCGTGCTGGCGCACCGGATCACGGTCAAGCCCGAGCTCTGGATGACCGAGGCGAGCGGCAAGCGGGTGGTCACCGAGGTGCTGCGCCAGGTGGCGACCCCCACGACCCTCGAGGGCAGTCGGCGCCCATGA